The following proteins are co-located in the Silene latifolia isolate original U9 population chromosome 1, ASM4854445v1, whole genome shotgun sequence genome:
- the LOC141649341 gene encoding uncharacterized protein LOC141649341, translating to MEDIHATGALFTWSNKQEPVDRVYSTLDKAMGNLEWMEVFGDYMAYFHPPSLFDHAPCTISDMRSGMSGKRSFKYFNMWEQSELFKDCVINVWQRRHSDTKMFQVIKKLKELKHVLKNLNKTCISDIETSYSLNGVLLEKIQNELVDNPGNTDFMQQEYDVAHELKELLTVIDNFLIQKAQIQWSLEGTLILHTSIIL from the coding sequence ATGGAGGATATTCATGCAACAGGGGCTCTATTTACATGGTCTAATAAGCAGGAACCAGTGGATAGGGTATATAGTACATTAGATAAAGCTATGGGAAATCTAGAATGGATGGAAGTTTTTGGTGACTACATGGCTTATTTTCACCCACCTAGTCTATTTGATCACGCCCCTTGCACAATATCTGACATGAGGAGTGGTATGAGTGGCAAAAGAAGTTTTAAATACTTTAACATGTGGGAACAATCTGAATTGTTTAAAGATTGTGTGATCAATGTTTGGCAAAGAAGGCATAGTGACACTAAAATGTTTCAGGTGATAAAAAAATTGAAGGAGTTAAAGCATGTACTCAAAAATCTGAATAAAACTTGCATTTCAGACATTGAGACTAGCTATAGCTTAAATGGTGTTTTGTTGGAGAAAATTCAGAATGAGTTGGTTGATAATCCTGGCAACACTGACTTTATGCAGCAAGAATATGATGTGGCACATGAACTGAAGGAGTTGCTTACTGTCATAGATAATTTCCTTATTCAAAAAGCACAAATTCAGTGGTCTCTAGAGGGGACATTAATACTGCATACTTCCATAattctataa